In Phacochoerus africanus isolate WHEZ1 chromosome 14, ROS_Pafr_v1, whole genome shotgun sequence, one genomic interval encodes:
- the SLC16A11 gene encoding monocarboxylate transporter 11 isoform X2 encodes MTPKPAGPPDGGWGWVVAAAAFVVNGLSYGLLRSLGLALPDLAEHFDRSAQDTAWVSALALAVQQAASAGWALVFAPALGTLSRYFSRRRVLAVGLALTGNGASSLLLAPALQLLLDHFGWRGALLLLGAVTLHLTPCGALLRPLELPGDPPTPPRSPLAALGLDLFTRRVFLVFALGTALVAGGYFVPYVHLAPHALDRGLGGYGAALVVAVAAVGDAGARLLSGWLADQGWVPLPRLLAMFGALTGLGLLAVGLVPVVGSEEGWGGPLLAVAGAYGLSAGSYAPLVFGVLPGLVGIGGVVQATGLVMMLMSLGGLLGPPLSGFLRDETGDFTASFLVCGSFILSGSFVYMGLPRALPSCRPASRPATPPPERGELLPAPQVALLSPEGPRSTLDTTC; translated from the exons ATGACCCCCAAGCCAGCCGGACCCCCggatgggggctggggctgggtggtgGCGGCCGCAGCCTTCGTGGTGAATGGGCTCTCTTACGGGCTGTTACGCTCCCTGGGCCTCGCCCTCCCAGACCTCGCGGAGCATTTTGACCGAAGCGCTCAGGACACTGCGTGGGTCAGCGCCCTGGCCTTGGCGGTGCAGCAGGCAGCCA GCGCCGGCTGGGCCCTGGTGTTCGCTCCTGCCCTTGGGACCCTCTCTCGTTACTTCTCCCGCCGTCGAGTCTTGGCAGTGGGGCTGGCCCTCACGGGCAACGGGGCCTCCTCGCTGCTCCTGGCGCCCGCCTTGCAGCTCCTCCTGGATCATTTCGGCTGGCGGGGCGCCCTGCTCCTCCTCGGCGCCGTTACCCTCCACCTCACCCCCTGCGGCGCCCTGCTGCGACCCCTGGAGCTCCCAGGCGACCCCCCGACCCCACCCCGAAGCCCTCTGGCGGCCCTCGGCCTAGATCTCTTCACACGCCGGGTCTTCTTGGTTTTTGCTCTAGGCACGGCCTTGGTGGCGGGCGGGTACTTCGTCCCCTACGTGCACTTGGCCCCTCACGCTTTAGATCGGGGTCTGGGCGGATACGGGGCAGCACTGGTGGTGGCGGTGGCCGCGGTGGGGGACGCGGGCGCCCGGCTGCTCAGCGGGTGGCTGGCGGACCAGGGTTGGGTGCCCCTCCCGCGTCTGTTGGCGATGTTCGGGGCTCTGACCGGGCTGGGGCTGCTGGCGGTGGGACTGGTGCCCGTGGTGGGGAGCgaggagggctggggaggcccCCTGTTGGCCGTGGCTGGGGCCTACGGGCTGAGCGCCGGAAGTTACGCCCCGCTGGTGTTCGGTGTGCTCCCGGGGCTGGTGGGCATCGGAGGTGTCGTACAGGCCACCGGGctggtgatgatgctgatgagCCTCGGGGGGCTTCTGGGCCCTCCCCTGTCAG GCTTCCTAAGGGATGAAACAGGAGACTTCACCGCCTCCTTCCTCGTGTGCGGCTCTTTCATCCTCTCGGGCAGCTTCGTCTACATGGGGCTGCCCAGAGCGCTGCCCTCCTGCCGTCCAGCCTCGCgtccagccacccctcccccggAGAGGGGGGAGCTGCTCCCCGCCCCTCAGGTGGCCCTGCTCTCCCCAGAAGGCCCTCGCTCCACGCTGGACACGACTTGTTGA
- the SLC16A11 gene encoding monocarboxylate transporter 11 isoform X3, with product MVGGVLTSLGFVFSAFARSLLHLYLGLGVLAGAGWALVFAPALGTLSRYFSRRRVLAVGLALTGNGASSLLLAPALQLLLDHFGWRGALLLLGAVTLHLTPCGALLRPLELPGDPPTPPRSPLAALGLDLFTRRVFLVFALGTALVAGGYFVPYVHLAPHALDRGLGGYGAALVVAVAAVGDAGARLLSGWLADQGWVPLPRLLAMFGALTGLGLLAVGLVPVVGSEEGWGGPLLAVAGAYGLSAGSYAPLVFGVLPGLVGIGGVVQATGLVMMLMSLGGLLGPPLSGFLRDETGDFTASFLVCGSFILSGSFVYMGLPRALPSCRPASRPATPPPERGELLPAPQVALLSPEGPRSTLDTTC from the exons ATGGTTGGAGGCGTCCTCACCTCGCTCGGCTTCGTTTTCTCGGCTTTCGCCCGCAGTCTGCTGCACCTCTATCTTGGCCTGGGCGTCCTTGCTG GCGCCGGCTGGGCCCTGGTGTTCGCTCCTGCCCTTGGGACCCTCTCTCGTTACTTCTCCCGCCGTCGAGTCTTGGCAGTGGGGCTGGCCCTCACGGGCAACGGGGCCTCCTCGCTGCTCCTGGCGCCCGCCTTGCAGCTCCTCCTGGATCATTTCGGCTGGCGGGGCGCCCTGCTCCTCCTCGGCGCCGTTACCCTCCACCTCACCCCCTGCGGCGCCCTGCTGCGACCCCTGGAGCTCCCAGGCGACCCCCCGACCCCACCCCGAAGCCCTCTGGCGGCCCTCGGCCTAGATCTCTTCACACGCCGGGTCTTCTTGGTTTTTGCTCTAGGCACGGCCTTGGTGGCGGGCGGGTACTTCGTCCCCTACGTGCACTTGGCCCCTCACGCTTTAGATCGGGGTCTGGGCGGATACGGGGCAGCACTGGTGGTGGCGGTGGCCGCGGTGGGGGACGCGGGCGCCCGGCTGCTCAGCGGGTGGCTGGCGGACCAGGGTTGGGTGCCCCTCCCGCGTCTGTTGGCGATGTTCGGGGCTCTGACCGGGCTGGGGCTGCTGGCGGTGGGACTGGTGCCCGTGGTGGGGAGCgaggagggctggggaggcccCCTGTTGGCCGTGGCTGGGGCCTACGGGCTGAGCGCCGGAAGTTACGCCCCGCTGGTGTTCGGTGTGCTCCCGGGGCTGGTGGGCATCGGAGGTGTCGTACAGGCCACCGGGctggtgatgatgctgatgagCCTCGGGGGGCTTCTGGGCCCTCCCCTGTCAG GCTTCCTAAGGGATGAAACAGGAGACTTCACCGCCTCCTTCCTCGTGTGCGGCTCTTTCATCCTCTCGGGCAGCTTCGTCTACATGGGGCTGCCCAGAGCGCTGCCCTCCTGCCGTCCAGCCTCGCgtccagccacccctcccccggAGAGGGGGGAGCTGCTCCCCGCCCCTCAGGTGGCCCTGCTCTCCCCAGAAGGCCCTCGCTCCACGCTGGACACGACTTGTTGA
- the BCL6B gene encoding B-cell CLL/lymphoma 6 member B protein isoform X2 → MGSTATPEGALGYVREFTRHSSDVLGNLNELRLRGILTDVTLLVGGQPLRAHKAVLIACSGFFYSIFRGRAGVGVDMLSLPGGPEAGGFAPLLDFMYTSRLRLSPATAPAVLAAATYLQMEHVVQACHRFIQASYEPLGISLRPLEAEPPTPPTAPPPGSPRRSEGHPDPPTESRSCSQGPPSPGSPDPKACNWKKYKFIVLNSQASQAGSLGGERSSGQLCSQAQLPSADEASSSSSSSSSSGSEEGPIPGPQSRLSPTAATGQFKCGAPVNTPLLHAPRAPETTGPPSGRARPLPGSEFFSCQNCEAVAGCSSGLDPLAPGDEDKPYKCQLCRSAFRYKGNLASHRTVHTGEKPYHCSICGARFNRPANLKTHSRIHSGEKPYKCETCGSRFVQVAHLRAHVLIHTGEKPYPCPTCGTRFRHLQTLKSHVRIHTGEKPYHCDPCSLHFRHKSQLRLHLRQKHGAATNTKVHYHILGGP, encoded by the exons ATGGGTTCCACCGCTACCCCGGAGGGAGCGCTGGGCTACGTCCGCGAGTTCACTCGCCACTCCTCCGACGTGCTCGGCAACCTGAATGAGCTGCGCCTGCGCGGGATCCTCACTGACGTCACGCTACTGGTTGGCGGGCAACCCCTGCGAGCGCACAAGGCGGTTCTTATTGCCTGCAG TGGCTTCTTCTATTCAATTTTCCGAGGCCGTGCAGGAGTGGGGGTAGACATGCTCTCCCTGCCTGGGGGTCCGGAAGCTGGAGGCTTCGCTCCTCTTCTGGACTTCATGTACACCTCGCGCCTACGCCTCTCTCCGGCTACGGCGCCAGCCGTCCTGGCAGCTGCCACCTACTTGCAGATGGAACACGTGGTCCAGGCATGCCACCGCTTCATCCAGGCCAG CTATGAACCTCTGGGCATCTCCCTGCGACCCCTGGAGGCAGAACCCCCCACGCCCCCAACggcccctcctccaggcagtccCAGGCGCTCCGAAGGACACCCAGACCCACCTACTGAGTCTCGCAGCTGCAGTCAAGGGCCCCCCAGTCCAGGCAGCCCAGACCCCAAGGCCTGCAACTGGAAAAAGTACAAGTTCATCGTGCTAAACTCTCAGGCCTCCCAAGCAGGGAGCCTAGGCGGGGAGAGAAGTTCTGGTCAACTTTGCTCCCAAGCTCAGCTCCCCAGTGCAGATGAGgcttccagcagcagcagcagcagcagcagcagcggcagcgaAGAAGGACCCATTCCCGGCCCCCAGAGCAG GCTCTCTCCCACTGCTGCCACTGGACAGTTCAAATGTGGGGCTCCAGTCAATACCCCCCTTCTCCATGCACCCCGGGCTCCAGAGACCACTGGGCCACCCTCTGGGCGGGCCCGTCCACTACCAG gAAGTGAATTTTTCAGCTGCCAGAACTGTGAGGCTGTGGCTGGGTGCTCATCGGGGCTGGACCCCTTGGCTCCTGGGGATGAGGACAAGCCCTACAAGTGTCAGCTCTGCCGGTCTGCCTTCCGCTATAAGGGCAACTTGGCCAGTCACCGCACTGTGCACACAg GGGAAAAGCCCTACCACTGCTCCATCTGCGGAGCCCGCTTCAACCGACCTGCTAACCTGAAAACGCACAGCCGCATCCATTCGGGAGAGAAGCCCTATAAGTGTGAGACGTGTGGCTCGCGCTTTGTCCAG gTGGCGCATCTGCGGGCCCACGTGCTGATCCACACGGGGGAAAAGCCCTATCCTTGCCCCACCTGCGGGACTCGCTTCCGCCACCTACAGACCCTCAAGAGCCACGTTCGCATCCACACGGGAGAGAAGCCTTACCAC TGCGACCCCTGCAGCCTGCATTTCCGGCACAAGAGTCAACTCCGGCTGCATCTGCGCCAGAAACACGGAGCTGCTACCAACACCAAAGTGCATTACCACATTCTGGGGGGGCCCTAG
- the SLC16A11 gene encoding monocarboxylate transporter 11 isoform X4, with amino-acid sequence MTPKPAGPPDGGWGWVVAAAAFVVNGLSYGLLRSLGLALPDLAEHFDRSAQDTAWVSALALAVQQAASPVGSALSTRWGARPVVMVGGVLTSLGFVFSAFARSLLHLYLGLGVLAGAGWALVFAPALGTLSRYFSRRRVLAVGLALTGNGASSLLLAPALQLLLDHFGWRGALLLLGAVTLHLTPCGALLRPLELPGDPPTPPRSPLAALGLDLFTRRVFLVFALGTALVAGGYFVPYVHLAPHALDRGLGGYGAALVVAVAAVGDAGARLLSGWLADQGWVPLPRLLAMFGALTGLGLLAVGLVPVVGSEEGWGGPLLAVAGAYGLSAGSYAPLVFGVLPGLVGIGGVVQATGLVMMLMSLGGLLGPPLSGFLRDETGDFTASFLVCGSFILSGSFVYMGLPRALPSCRPASRPATPPPERGELLPAPQVALLSPEGPRSTLDTTC; translated from the exons ATGACCCCCAAGCCAGCCGGACCCCCggatgggggctggggctgggtggtgGCGGCCGCAGCCTTCGTGGTGAATGGGCTCTCTTACGGGCTGTTACGCTCCCTGGGCCTCGCCCTCCCAGACCTCGCGGAGCATTTTGACCGAAGCGCTCAGGACACTGCGTGGGTCAGCGCCCTGGCCTTGGCGGTGCAGCAGGCAGCCA GCCCAGTGGGCAGCGCCCTGAGCACCCGCTGGGGGGCGCGCCCGGTGGTGATGGTTGGAGGCGTCCTCACCTCGCTCGGCTTCGTTTTCTCGGCTTTCGCCCGCAGTCTGCTGCACCTCTATCTTGGCCTGGGCGTCCTTGCTG GCGCCGGCTGGGCCCTGGTGTTCGCTCCTGCCCTTGGGACCCTCTCTCGTTACTTCTCCCGCCGTCGAGTCTTGGCAGTGGGGCTGGCCCTCACGGGCAACGGGGCCTCCTCGCTGCTCCTGGCGCCCGCCTTGCAGCTCCTCCTGGATCATTTCGGCTGGCGGGGCGCCCTGCTCCTCCTCGGCGCCGTTACCCTCCACCTCACCCCCTGCGGCGCCCTGCTGCGACCCCTGGAGCTCCCAGGCGACCCCCCGACCCCACCCCGAAGCCCTCTGGCGGCCCTCGGCCTAGATCTCTTCACACGCCGGGTCTTCTTGGTTTTTGCTCTAGGCACGGCCTTGGTGGCGGGCGGGTACTTCGTCCCCTACGTGCACTTGGCCCCTCACGCTTTAGATCGGGGTCTGGGCGGATACGGGGCAGCACTGGTGGTGGCGGTGGCCGCGGTGGGGGACGCGGGCGCCCGGCTGCTCAGCGGGTGGCTGGCGGACCAGGGTTGGGTGCCCCTCCCGCGTCTGTTGGCGATGTTCGGGGCTCTGACCGGGCTGGGGCTGCTGGCGGTGGGACTGGTGCCCGTGGTGGGGAGCgaggagggctggggaggcccCCTGTTGGCCGTGGCTGGGGCCTACGGGCTGAGCGCCGGAAGTTACGCCCCGCTGGTGTTCGGTGTGCTCCCGGGGCTGGTGGGCATCGGAGGTGTCGTACAGGCCACCGGGctggtgatgatgctgatgagCCTCGGGGGGCTTCTGGGCCCTCCCCTGTCAG GCTTCCTAAGGGATGAAACAGGAGACTTCACCGCCTCCTTCCTCGTGTGCGGCTCTTTCATCCTCTCGGGCAGCTTCGTCTACATGGGGCTGCCCAGAGCGCTGCCCTCCTGCCGTCCAGCCTCGCgtccagccacccctcccccggAGAGGGGGGAGCTGCTCCCCGCCCCTCAGGTGGCCCTGCTCTCCCCAGAAGGCCCTCGCTCCACGCTGGACACGACTTGTTGA
- the SLC16A11 gene encoding monocarboxylate transporter 11 isoform X1: MGSLTGCYAPWASPSQTSRSILTEALRTLRPVGSALSTRWGARPVVMVGGVLTSLGFVFSAFARSLLHLYLGLGVLAGAGWALVFAPALGTLSRYFSRRRVLAVGLALTGNGASSLLLAPALQLLLDHFGWRGALLLLGAVTLHLTPCGALLRPLELPGDPPTPPRSPLAALGLDLFTRRVFLVFALGTALVAGGYFVPYVHLAPHALDRGLGGYGAALVVAVAAVGDAGARLLSGWLADQGWVPLPRLLAMFGALTGLGLLAVGLVPVVGSEEGWGGPLLAVAGAYGLSAGSYAPLVFGVLPGLVGIGGVVQATGLVMMLMSLGGLLGPPLSGFLRDETGDFTASFLVCGSFILSGSFVYMGLPRALPSCRPASRPATPPPERGELLPAPQVALLSPEGPRSTLDTTC, translated from the exons ATGGGCTCTCTTACGGGCTGTTACGCTCCCTGGGCCTCGCCCTCCCAGACCTCGCGGAGCATTTTGACCGAAGCGCTCAGGACACTGC GCCCAGTGGGCAGCGCCCTGAGCACCCGCTGGGGGGCGCGCCCGGTGGTGATGGTTGGAGGCGTCCTCACCTCGCTCGGCTTCGTTTTCTCGGCTTTCGCCCGCAGTCTGCTGCACCTCTATCTTGGCCTGGGCGTCCTTGCTG GCGCCGGCTGGGCCCTGGTGTTCGCTCCTGCCCTTGGGACCCTCTCTCGTTACTTCTCCCGCCGTCGAGTCTTGGCAGTGGGGCTGGCCCTCACGGGCAACGGGGCCTCCTCGCTGCTCCTGGCGCCCGCCTTGCAGCTCCTCCTGGATCATTTCGGCTGGCGGGGCGCCCTGCTCCTCCTCGGCGCCGTTACCCTCCACCTCACCCCCTGCGGCGCCCTGCTGCGACCCCTGGAGCTCCCAGGCGACCCCCCGACCCCACCCCGAAGCCCTCTGGCGGCCCTCGGCCTAGATCTCTTCACACGCCGGGTCTTCTTGGTTTTTGCTCTAGGCACGGCCTTGGTGGCGGGCGGGTACTTCGTCCCCTACGTGCACTTGGCCCCTCACGCTTTAGATCGGGGTCTGGGCGGATACGGGGCAGCACTGGTGGTGGCGGTGGCCGCGGTGGGGGACGCGGGCGCCCGGCTGCTCAGCGGGTGGCTGGCGGACCAGGGTTGGGTGCCCCTCCCGCGTCTGTTGGCGATGTTCGGGGCTCTGACCGGGCTGGGGCTGCTGGCGGTGGGACTGGTGCCCGTGGTGGGGAGCgaggagggctggggaggcccCCTGTTGGCCGTGGCTGGGGCCTACGGGCTGAGCGCCGGAAGTTACGCCCCGCTGGTGTTCGGTGTGCTCCCGGGGCTGGTGGGCATCGGAGGTGTCGTACAGGCCACCGGGctggtgatgatgctgatgagCCTCGGGGGGCTTCTGGGCCCTCCCCTGTCAG GCTTCCTAAGGGATGAAACAGGAGACTTCACCGCCTCCTTCCTCGTGTGCGGCTCTTTCATCCTCTCGGGCAGCTTCGTCTACATGGGGCTGCCCAGAGCGCTGCCCTCCTGCCGTCCAGCCTCGCgtccagccacccctcccccggAGAGGGGGGAGCTGCTCCCCGCCCCTCAGGTGGCCCTGCTCTCCCCAGAAGGCCCTCGCTCCACGCTGGACACGACTTGTTGA
- the SLC16A13 gene encoding monocarboxylate transporter 13 isoform X2 produces MAHRAEPPDGGWGWMVVLSAFFQSALVFGVLRSFGVFFVEFVEAFEEQAARVSWIASIGIAVQQFGSPVGSALSTKFGPRPVVMAGGILAALGMLLASFATSLTHLYLSIGLLSGSGWALTFTPTLACLSRYFSRRRSLATGLALTGVGLSSFAFAPLFQWLLSHYAWRGALLLVSALSLHLVACGALLRPLSLAEDPAVGGPGAQLTSLLHHGPFLRYTVALTLVNTGYFIPYVHLVAHLRDLDWDALPAAFLLSVAAISDLVGRVASGCLGDAVPGPVARLLMLWTTLTGVILALFPVAQAPTALVALSVAYGFTSGALTPVAFSVLPELVGTGRIYCGLGLVQMVESIGGLLGAPLSAPTSKAQDPVTEVLPKEGLGED; encoded by the exons ATGGCACATAGGGCTGAGCCCCCCGACGGGGGCTGGGGATGGATGGTGGTGCTCTCAGCGTTCTTCCAGTCGGCGCTCGTGTTCGGGGTGCTCCGCTCCTTCGGCGTCTTCTTTGTGGAGTTTGTGGAGGCGTTTGAGGAGCAGGCGGCGCGAGTCTCCTGGATCGCTTCCATAGGAATCGCAGTGCAGCAGTTCGGGA GCCCAGTGGGCAGTGCCCTGAGCACGAAGTTCGGACCCAGGCCTGTGGTGATGGCTGGAGGCATCTTGGCTGCATTAGGGATGCTGCTCGCCTCCTTTGCTACCTCTTTGACCCACCTGTACCTGAGTATTGGGCTGCTCTCAG GATCTGGCTGGGCCTTGACCTTCACTCCAACCCTGGCCTGCCTGTCCCGTTACTTCTCTCGCCGGCGGTCCCTGGCCACCGGGCTGGCGCTGACGGGCGTGGGCCTGTCCTCCTTTGCTTTTGCCCCACTCTTCCAATGGCTGCTGAGCCACTACGCCTGGCGGGGGGCCCTACTGCTGGTGtctgccctctccctccactTGGTGGCCTGTGGCGCTCTGCTCCGCCCACTCTCCCTGGCTGAGGACCCTGCTGTGGGTGGCCCTGGGGCCCAGctcacctccctcctccatcaCGGCCCCTTCCTCCGTTACACTGTGGCCCTGACCCTGGTCAACACTGGCTACTTCATCCCTTATGTGCACCTGGTGGCCCATCTCCGGGACCTGGATTGGGACGCACTTCCTGCTGCCTTCCTACTCTCGGTGGCTGCTATTTCTGACCTTGTGGGGCGAGTGGCTTCTGGGTGTCTAGGGGATGCAGTCCCAGGGCCTGTGGCAAGGCTCCTGATGCTCTGGACCACCCTGACAGGGGTGATACTCGCCctgttccctgtggctcaggctcCCACAGCCTTGGTGGCTCTGTCTGTGGCCTATGGCTTCACATCAGGGGCCCTGACCCCAGTGGCCTTCTCCGTGCTGCCTGAACTGGTGGGGACCGGAAGGATATACTGTGGCCTGGGACTGGTGCAGATGGTAGAGAGCATCGGGGGGCTGCTGGGGGCCCCTCTGTCAG CTCCTACCTCCAAGGCCCAGGACCCTGTAACAGAGGTGCTGCCCAAGGAGGGCCTGGGAGAGGACTGA
- the SLC16A13 gene encoding monocarboxylate transporter 13 isoform X1, with protein sequence MAHRAEPPDGGWGWMVVLSAFFQSALVFGVLRSFGVFFVEFVEAFEEQAARVSWIASIGIAVQQFGSPVGSALSTKFGPRPVVMAGGILAALGMLLASFATSLTHLYLSIGLLSGSGWALTFTPTLACLSRYFSRRRSLATGLALTGVGLSSFAFAPLFQWLLSHYAWRGALLLVSALSLHLVACGALLRPLSLAEDPAVGGPGAQLTSLLHHGPFLRYTVALTLVNTGYFIPYVHLVAHLRDLDWDALPAAFLLSVAAISDLVGRVASGCLGDAVPGPVARLLMLWTTLTGVILALFPVAQAPTALVALSVAYGFTSGALTPVAFSVLPELVGTGRIYCGLGLVQMVESIGGLLGAPLSGYLRDVTGNYTASFVVAGAFLLAGSGVLITLPHFFCFSAPTSKAQDPVTEVLPKEGLGED encoded by the exons ATGGCACATAGGGCTGAGCCCCCCGACGGGGGCTGGGGATGGATGGTGGTGCTCTCAGCGTTCTTCCAGTCGGCGCTCGTGTTCGGGGTGCTCCGCTCCTTCGGCGTCTTCTTTGTGGAGTTTGTGGAGGCGTTTGAGGAGCAGGCGGCGCGAGTCTCCTGGATCGCTTCCATAGGAATCGCAGTGCAGCAGTTCGGGA GCCCAGTGGGCAGTGCCCTGAGCACGAAGTTCGGACCCAGGCCTGTGGTGATGGCTGGAGGCATCTTGGCTGCATTAGGGATGCTGCTCGCCTCCTTTGCTACCTCTTTGACCCACCTGTACCTGAGTATTGGGCTGCTCTCAG GATCTGGCTGGGCCTTGACCTTCACTCCAACCCTGGCCTGCCTGTCCCGTTACTTCTCTCGCCGGCGGTCCCTGGCCACCGGGCTGGCGCTGACGGGCGTGGGCCTGTCCTCCTTTGCTTTTGCCCCACTCTTCCAATGGCTGCTGAGCCACTACGCCTGGCGGGGGGCCCTACTGCTGGTGtctgccctctccctccactTGGTGGCCTGTGGCGCTCTGCTCCGCCCACTCTCCCTGGCTGAGGACCCTGCTGTGGGTGGCCCTGGGGCCCAGctcacctccctcctccatcaCGGCCCCTTCCTCCGTTACACTGTGGCCCTGACCCTGGTCAACACTGGCTACTTCATCCCTTATGTGCACCTGGTGGCCCATCTCCGGGACCTGGATTGGGACGCACTTCCTGCTGCCTTCCTACTCTCGGTGGCTGCTATTTCTGACCTTGTGGGGCGAGTGGCTTCTGGGTGTCTAGGGGATGCAGTCCCAGGGCCTGTGGCAAGGCTCCTGATGCTCTGGACCACCCTGACAGGGGTGATACTCGCCctgttccctgtggctcaggctcCCACAGCCTTGGTGGCTCTGTCTGTGGCCTATGGCTTCACATCAGGGGCCCTGACCCCAGTGGCCTTCTCCGTGCTGCCTGAACTGGTGGGGACCGGAAGGATATACTGTGGCCTGGGACTGGTGCAGATGGTAGAGAGCATCGGGGGGCTGCTGGGGGCCCCTCTGTCAG GCTACCTCCGGGATGTGACAGGCAACTACACTGCTTCTTTTGTGGTGGCGGGGGCCTTCCTTCTTGCAGGGAGTGGCGTTCTCATCACTCTGCCCCACTTCTTCTGCTTCTCAGCTCCTACCTCCAAGGCCCAGGACCCTGTAACAGAGGTGCTGCCCAAGGAGGGCCTGGGAGAGGACTGA